The genome window GGAAGTCAGCTGAACGCCGGGTGTAGCCGACGCCCTCAGGGCAATGTCCTCCCTCTCTGCCGCAGAGCGGATCTTGTCGGGAATCGCGGCCATCAAAATAGTGCTCTGAGACTATCCCGAACCAAGTCCATTTCCTGTATGTGTCTGATGATTCCATTGGCTTCCTGCTCGTTCTTTCCGTGACTCATCAGGATGAAACGGAGACTCAACGGCGAGGTGCTGCCTTTCGGAGCATCCCATTCGGGAGCGTACTTTTTCATCAGCATCAAATCACCGGATTCCCAATGAGTTAAGCGCTCATACCTTGCAAAAACAGCCTCCAGAATTTGAACTTCGGCACGCGACAGATCGTCAAAGACTTCCAGAGGCTTCTGCGGATCAACGTCCTCAATCTTTGGAGAAGACAATTTTCCGTTGGCTTGACCGCTGATCCAGATACTCCAGCCAGGATTCCGGCCGGGAAACTCAATGAAATCATATATCTCAAGCAATACTGGACCATGCCTCATCGCAGCCATGCAGCCTCCAGTAAGTCGTTCGCCATGCTGAAGCAAAAATTCCCGCTCAGCAAAGTACATTAACAACATCAGCTTCCAGGACGGCATTTGTCCGAAGTTTTTCCAGAGAAAATAAGCGGCAATCTGAGCTGCCTTGACAACATCAACCATAGGAAACTCTTTTGATTACGCCATGTTCCTTGCCAGAACCCTGGATTCAATCTCCGGCAGCGACAGCGTCATATCTTCCGTGGTGAGGCAGATCGGCTTGATCAAAAAGCCGGAGAGCGTCTTCCTTTCCAGAAGACTGACCTTATTGAGGAAATCATGGGCGTGGAATGCCTTCCGCTGCCGCTTTACTTCTGTGGCAAGCGCTTCCTTTCCGGCGATATCCGGCGACTTCACTGCAACGATATCGATTTCCGCGGGATCCTGTCCCTTTCCGGCCTGCCACCAGGGTCCGACCTGGTCGAAAAGCTGCATCTCACGGAGACGTTCCGCAAACCATTGCTCGAGGACATATCCGGAGTACGTCGGATATCCCGCCTTGATTTTTTCCGCGATTCGTGAAGGATCGTCGTAGACGAGCCACCGCCGATTGGCATGAATGAACCTGAACCAGAATCGGAAGAAGAGATCCGTGATTTCATAGCGCGCATTCCGGGAACCGGGCTTCGCTAAAAGCGGCTGCAGGCGGCCGACGATATTGAAGTCTTCCTCGAGGCGCTTCAAGTGTTGACCCAGGGAGTTCTCAGGGTTGAGTCCGGCGAGCTCACCCCAGGTATGCCTGCCGATTGCGATGCTGAGAAGCAGGTTGAAGCAATTGATCCAGCTGCCGGCAAACTCATTTTGCAGAACAGCATTCCCCTCGTTCAAAAAGCCCAGGTCCTCGCTCACGATGCCTTCCATCATGGCGTCGGCTTCTAAAAGATCAGCTTCGATCAACCAGCCCATGTACTTTGGAATGCCGCCGGTAAAGGCATAAAAGGCCAGGAGGTCTTCGTTTTTGAAGCCGGGACTGTAGGTTCTGAAAACTGCCTCAACTTCCGTCGTTTTGAAAGGACGCAGGCGAATCTCCTGGTCGATGCGTCCGAAAAGCGGCTCATGCGAATCCCGGAAGATCTTATTGATCATGGTGTTCATCGAGCCGGAAAGAATAAGATGAAGCTTCGAGCGCTCTCTCGCAATGTCCCAGATGCCGCGAAGCTTGCTCGTGAGAGACTCCGAGACTTTAGTCAAGTCCTGGAACTCATCAACGACGAGCGTCATCGGGCGTGTTTCGGCGATCGTCGCGACCATGCGGAAGAACTCCGCCAGATCCTTAACGATCGGGATCTGCATGTCGAGCTTTTGAGCCAATACGCAGCAGTACTCCTCTGCCAGCATCGATTCAGGCATAACGGAGCCAGCCAGGTAAATCCCCGGCATCTCGCGGGAAGACTCCCGCCTGAGATGCTCGCGAATCAAATGCGTCTTGCCGATGCGCCTGCGGCCGCTGATCAGCGTAAATTGAGCCGAAGTCTCGGCCGCTCGCTCGCGAACACGGTGAAGCGACTCGAGCTGCCGCTCCCTGCCATAGAACCTGAAGGTCGTCATAATTAACCTGCTTCCAAACAACTTATCTCACAACAAGTTATTTTAGAGCAGGTTAAATGGGAGCAGAAACAGCAAGGTGAATACATTGAGCGAGTATTGACTTCTGAAGCTTTCTCGAATAAATCAATACGCTGAAGTAGATTCACTTGCAGAGGACTGCAGCACCCAAGTACCTGGTGCAGTCCTCTTCGCAACACGGATGCTTCTTAGAAGTACTTCGTCATGCCGAAGTAGCCGTTGAGATCGCTGTCGGTAAGAGTCTCGACTGCGCCAGCCTTAGCCGCGAGCCGATCCCACTGTGAGTAGCCGCCGCCCACGTAGAATTCGACGGTCTTCGACGGACGGTACACGAACTTGTTGGCGATGCCGAAGGTATTGCCGTCATGCGACGCGCCGGTTTCGCGTTCGAGCTCGTAATCGCGCCAATAGGCCATCCACTTCCAGGACGACGGTCCGAACCAGAATTCCGCGCCCGCATAGAGACCGTAGCCTTCAATCTGGCCATCGCGCTTATTGTTCGTTTCACTCAGATTGGCCGACGAGAAGCCGTCGACGGCATTGAGTCCCCGGAAGTACTGGCTCTGGAGGAAAACCGTCACCGGTTCAAAGCGGTAGCTGCCGCCCACCGTCACAACCTGTCTGTCTTCGGAAGCGCCATTGTCGAGCTGCGTTTCCTTACCCCATTCGAGGCGTTCGTAGACCGCAGCAACGTGAAGATTCCCCGCTGCGTAGTGAAGGCCCGCATCAAAGAAGCGGTTCACGTCGCTTTTTGCCTCATCGCCTTCGTCATTGCTGTCGGACTTGAGCGAATACTGCACGGTCGCCTGGAAGCCGCCCAGAACGGGCGAGCGGTACGTGATCATATTGTCGTGGCGGGAACTCTTCACGGGAGCATTCCCGGTGCCGTTCGTGCCGCCGCCGAACGGATCCATGTAGGCCTGAAGGTCGTAAGGACCTGTGCTTGACGAGATGCCAGCGACCCGGCCCATTGTGATTTCACCGAATTCTTTATTGACAACGCCGAGCGTGCTCTGGCCGCCGAAGAGACGATTGGTCTTACCCGAATACGCATTGAAGGCGCCCGTGTCGGACGTGAAGCGGCTTTCGAGACGGAAGATCACTTTGGTATTGTCGGTCAACGATTCGCTTCCCTGAATGCCGACGCGGGTAGCGGTATTGGTGCCGGAATCCATCGTGAAGGTATCGGACTTTTCCGAATCGCCGCCGTAGTTGTGATAGATGAGGCCCGCATCAATGCGGCCGTAGATCTGCAGGTCGGCGGCGGAAACCGTGCCGGCAGCGGCAAGAATGGCGAGCAGGGCAGCGGAGCGCTTGAATGTGCGAAGCATGTTGTTTCTCTTTTCTGCGGATTGAAAGGTCTATTGAGGGCGCCCGGATGAAAGGCAGGAATCGTTCCTGAATCACTGAAGGCTTCAGGAATTTCCCTTTGGGGCCTCAAAAATTATCTCTTTCGCACTCATTGCACTCAATATGCAATAAACCCCGCAACGCATATTCGATATCCGATATCGGATATTATTTCATGCTTCCATATTTAATTGTTATATCAAATTAATGCGCATATTAAACCATGATAAACCACTGCTGCACAGGCATTTTGATTCATTATTCTAAATCTTAAAATTGCTTTATGAATAGATTGTTAAAGTTAAGGGCCCCTGCATAGATTTCATTTAAATACATTCGCTCAAAAACGATGATTCAAGCCGGAAACGGCTTCAAACGCAATGCTGCCGCAAAGCGCAGCAGCATATTCTGCGGGTGCACTTTCATTCGCCTGACGGCTCGTCCTTTCCCGACACCGTCATCTCAATGCCAAGCACGTTGAGGCAGACGAGGAGATTCCTGAAGCTCGGGTTGCCGCCCTTCTGGAAAGACCGGTAGAGCTGCGGCCGGTTGAGCCCGGACTGCTTCGCGATTTCGCCCATGCCGTAAAGCCGGCAGAGACCGCCCACAAGGCCGATGAATCGGTCGCTGTCGCCCTCTTTGAGTGCGGCATTGAGCTCATGGGCAAACAAAGGGAATTCACGGGAGTTTGAGCGATTCTCAGCGCACATGCTTTCTTCTCGCTTTCTTGATTTTTGTATTTCACGGACAGACAGGCCCGGTGAGGCAGACCGCAGCCAGACACTCTGCGATCTGCCTCTCCTGACCTGATCGAAGGCTTTACTCGGGCCGCACCATGCGGATTTCGACGCGGCGGTCAGGCTGCAGGCAGTCGATCGCTTCCTGGTTCCAGAGGCCCTTGCAGGCGTCGCCCGTCACCGGGTGATATTCGCCTTCGGCGCGCCGGATCACGAAAAGCGACATGTCGACGCCTTCCTTCTCAAGCTGCGTGAGCACCGTGTTGAGGCGGCGCTCCGAGAGCCTGTCGTTGTATTCGTACGTGCCGATGCGGTCCGTGTGCGCCGTGATCGAGAAGCGGATGTGAAGCTGATCGATGATCTTCCGCTCCTTCGCCAGCACTTCGGCGACATGATGAATTTCAGCGATGCCTTCGGGCTTGAGCACATGTTTGTCGAACGCAAAGAGCGTGTCGGCCGAGAGCGTGAAGTCGAGGCACGGCGTATAGAAGACCTTCGCAATGAAGGCGGCCATCGATTCATCGTTCAAGAGCAGCTCGCGCGCGTCAGCCGTGATGAGTCCGGGAACGACTTCGGCGAGACGGGTGACTTCCTTTTTCGTTTCCTCGTCATCGGTGAAGGCAACGAGAACGGGTTTCGCGAGCGGCTCCTTTTCGCGGAAGGCCTTCCAACCTTCTTCAAAAAGGCGCCCGCGGTTCACCTCGTCGCCGTCGGTGAAGAATAGGAGCGCGCTCTTTTTCCGAAGAAGCTCCGCAGTCTCGCGCTGAAGTTCCTTTTCCGACTCCGCATAGCGCTCAAGGCGCTTTTCGTAGTCGATCAGGCCTTCGCCGGGGTTCGTCATGCGCCCGAAAACCTCGAGGCGTTCGGGGAGCCGCCCCACTTTCTTTTCAAAGTCGTCCTTAAAGCCCACGGGGAGCGTATGAGGCGCCATGGTGCCGGCAGCCACCTGGATTCCGGCTTCAGCCGGGAGCATCCTGCGGAGCTTCAGGAGCAGGTTCTTCGCGAGCACGACCTTCCGGTATTCGAAGAGCTCGTCGTATTCCTTCTCCTTGCCCTTTGCCCAGTCCGGATAGGACTTCTCTTCGGGCTCTTTGAGTTTTTCCTGCATCGTGCCCGAATAGTCGATGAACCAGGCCGAGCTCTCAACCTTCGGCCCGCAGTCCGGGTCCGAGTAGACGGAATAAGCAGCGTGCGCTGGTGCTGCAGTGAACGCGACGGCAGAGAACGCAGCAAGAACGGCAAGCTTCAATTTCGTATGCATGATCTTTCTCCTCAGAATTCGTACTTGAGACCGACCGAGACTTCGTAGTCCTTCTCGTAGTCGTCGCCGGTTTCGCGTTCGATCTGCCCGTAAAGACGCATGCGTTCATAGAACTGCCAGTCGCCGCCCAGGCCATAGTAGAAAGTGGTCTTCCCGGCCACCTCGCCGTCAAAGCGGTCGCTTCCGAACCAGACGGTGCGGTCCCCGAGGAAGTCGTGCTTGACGCCGGCCTTCAGATAAACCTGCGAATAGCGGCGGTCGATTTCCTCCCGGTCTTCGCCGTAATTGAATTTCTTACCGACCACGATGCCGGCGCGGCCGATGAGCGAATCGGCGTCCTTCTGCCGGATCCTACCGCCGGAGGAGAGCGTGTACTTTTCGCCTTCCACGCGATAGAAGGCAAGCTGAAGCTGGGGTTCAAGCCACCACGAGTTGTACCAGGGGCCCCAGGAGAGGTCGTTTCTCGTCGTGTGGAACATGTGACCCACTTCGATCGAAGCGCCCCAGCCGAGCGTGTTGTATTTGCCCGTGATCTTTCCCTTTTCGCCGACCGTGGAAAGCTTCTGACGGTAATGGTCGGCTGAGAGCACGAAGTCTGCGTAGGCGCCCTGATAATTGGCCCAGGTTGCATAGGCGTTGAGGCCGATGGCATCGGTTTTGCCGGACCCAAGGCCATCCATCAGATCCTGCTCGGCATGCGCCTGGCGGATGTTGGCGCCCAAGAGCCACAAGCCCTCTTCGGTATTGCGCACGAGATGGTCGAAGCCGAAGCTCACGCCATAGAGATCCTGATCGTAGCCCTTCGAGGCAATGCCGCCCACCGAATCCTTCATCATCATGGCCTTAGCCCAGAGACCGTCCTGGGCGCCGTAGCGCACTTCACCGAGACGCTTTCTCAGAGTGCTCAGATAGATCGGGTTGAAGCTGATGCCCGCGATGGCTGTGGTGGTCTTGCCTGGATCGTTGATCTCCTTCGTGTAGCCGGAGACCCAGTAGTCCGTCATGCCGGTGGCGATGTCGAGAGCATCGGGATCGGATTCCGTGGATTCGAGACCTGCCACGACCTTGTCGTAATCATCGCGCTCGAAGAGCGTGGAATTCACTGCTTCCTGGATAACGCCCTCTTCATTCAGCACGCTTCCGGGACGCGTATCAAGGGTACCGTCAGCTTTCACGTACTGATCCGTGTGCTCCGTCTTCCAGATTTTCGGCTTGTACTTGAAGGCGGTGTAGTCGAGGGACGTCCAGTCGCC of Sutterella faecalis contains these proteins:
- a CDS encoding Panacea domain-containing protein, producing MVDVVKAAQIAAYFLWKNFGQMPSWKLMLLMYFAEREFLLQHGERLTGGCMAAMRHGPVLLEIYDFIEFPGRNPGWSIWISGQANGKLSSPKIEDVDPQKPLEVFDDLSRAEVQILEAVFARYERLTHWESGDLMLMKKYAPEWDAPKGSTSPLSLRFILMSHGKNEQEANGIIRHIQEMDLVRDSLRALF
- a CDS encoding ATP-binding protein yields the protein MTTFRFYGRERQLESLHRVRERAAETSAQFTLISGRRRIGKTHLIREHLRRESSREMPGIYLAGSVMPESMLAEEYCCVLAQKLDMQIPIVKDLAEFFRMVATIAETRPMTLVVDEFQDLTKVSESLTSKLRGIWDIARERSKLHLILSGSMNTMINKIFRDSHEPLFGRIDQEIRLRPFKTTEVEAVFRTYSPGFKNEDLLAFYAFTGGIPKYMGWLIEADLLEADAMMEGIVSEDLGFLNEGNAVLQNEFAGSWINCFNLLLSIAIGRHTWGELAGLNPENSLGQHLKRLEEDFNIVGRLQPLLAKPGSRNARYEITDLFFRFWFRFIHANRRWLVYDDPSRIAEKIKAGYPTYSGYVLEQWFAERLREMQLFDQVGPWWQAGKGQDPAEIDIVAVKSPDIAGKEALATEVKRQRKAFHAHDFLNKVSLLERKTLSGFLIKPICLTTEDMTLSLPEIESRVLARNMA
- a CDS encoding porin; translation: MLRTFKRSAALLAILAAAGTVSAADLQIYGRIDAGLIYHNYGGDSEKSDTFTMDSGTNTATRVGIQGSESLTDNTKVIFRLESRFTSDTGAFNAYSGKTNRLFGGQSTLGVVNKEFGEITMGRVAGISSSTGPYDLQAYMDPFGGGTNGTGNAPVKSSRHDNMITYRSPVLGGFQATVQYSLKSDSNDEGDEAKSDVNRFFDAGLHYAAGNLHVAAVYERLEWGKETQLDNGASEDRQVVTVGGSYRFEPVTVFLQSQYFRGLNAVDGFSSANLSETNNKRDGQIEGYGLYAGAEFWFGPSSWKWMAYWRDYELERETGASHDGNTFGIANKFVYRPSKTVEFYVGGGYSQWDRLAAKAGAVETLTDSDLNGYFGMTKYF
- a CDS encoding addiction module antidote protein, which codes for MCAENRSNSREFPLFAHELNAALKEGDSDRFIGLVGGLCRLYGMGEIAKQSGLNRPQLYRSFQKGGNPSFRNLLVCLNVLGIEMTVSGKDEPSGE
- a CDS encoding OmpA family protein — translated: MHTKLKLAVLAAFSAVAFTAAPAHAAYSVYSDPDCGPKVESSAWFIDYSGTMQEKLKEPEEKSYPDWAKGKEKEYDELFEYRKVVLAKNLLLKLRRMLPAEAGIQVAAGTMAPHTLPVGFKDDFEKKVGRLPERLEVFGRMTNPGEGLIDYEKRLERYAESEKELQRETAELLRKKSALLFFTDGDEVNRGRLFEEGWKAFREKEPLAKPVLVAFTDDEETKKEVTRLAEVVPGLITADARELLLNDESMAAFIAKVFYTPCLDFTLSADTLFAFDKHVLKPEGIAEIHHVAEVLAKERKIIDQLHIRFSITAHTDRIGTYEYNDRLSERRLNTVLTQLEKEGVDMSLFVIRRAEGEYHPVTGDACKGLWNQEAIDCLQPDRRVEIRMVRPE
- a CDS encoding autotransporter family protein; its protein translation is MNQKDSRLVGAANGNIDMEVGSGTLWSVTDDSIFENLRPTGGTIDLHHPDDECKWNEANPYQYLMVKNITDEAYPLLNGARTAALAENSLFILNTNIMGDLEKDGKRVFSFDGITYYEKADDDGEITNGTLTGETFTGNGSYIFNGQPVPIELKGFTVTEAAARMRHDVRFGDFLDFRTETSEAQEPREQHYRVRINDETIADGSIDYRGRVLKFATTPAHVKLSGDWTSLDYTAFKYKPKIWKTEHTDQYVKADGTLDTRPGSVLNEEGVIQEAVNSTLFERDDYDKVVAGLESTESDPDALDIATGMTDYWVSGYTKEINDPGKTTTAIAGISFNPIYLSTLRKRLGEVRYGAQDGLWAKAMMMKDSVGGIASKGYDQDLYGVSFGFDHLVRNTEEGLWLLGANIRQAHAEQDLMDGLGSGKTDAIGLNAYATWANYQGAYADFVLSADHYRQKLSTVGEKGKITGKYNTLGWGASIEVGHMFHTTRNDLSWGPWYNSWWLEPQLQLAFYRVEGEKYTLSSGGRIRQKDADSLIGRAGIVVGKKFNYGEDREEIDRRYSQVYLKAGVKHDFLGDRTVWFGSDRFDGEVAGKTTFYYGLGGDWQFYERMRLYGQIERETGDDYEKDYEVSVGLKYEF